From Pseudomonas sp. B21-028, one genomic window encodes:
- a CDS encoding nucleobase:cation symporter-2 family protein has product MKTPHVSLPRPEDENLGVGANMAYGLQHVLTMYGGIVAVPLIIGQAAGLSSADIGLLIAASLFAGGLATLLQTLGLPFFGCQLPLVQGVSFSGVATMVAIVGTGGEGGFQAILGAVVAASLIGLLITPVFSRITRFFPPLVTGIVITTIGLTLMPVAARWAMGGNSHAADFGSMANIGLAAVTLVLVLLLSKMGSATISRLSILLAMVIGTVIAVFLGMADFSSVGEGPMFGFPTPFHFGMPTFHIAAILSMCIVIMVTLVETSADILAVGEIIDTKVDSRRLGNGLRADMLSSMIAPIFGSFTQSAFAQNVGLVAVTGIKSRFVVATGGVFLVVLGLLPFMGRVIAAVPTSVLGGAGIVLFGTVAASGIRTLSKVDYRNNVNLIIVATSIGFGMIPIAAPNFYDHFPSWFATIFHSGISSSAIMAIILNLAFNHLTAGNSDQQSVFAAGTERVLRYQDLAALREGDYFSDGKLHDCDGNEVPVVAEPSHSTVEHEPARLKSSEHV; this is encoded by the coding sequence GTCGGCGCGAATATGGCTTACGGCCTGCAGCATGTGTTGACCATGTACGGCGGCATCGTCGCGGTGCCCTTGATCATCGGCCAGGCGGCCGGTCTGTCATCGGCGGACATCGGCCTGTTGATTGCGGCGTCATTGTTTGCGGGGGGGCTGGCGACCTTGTTGCAAACCCTCGGCCTGCCGTTTTTCGGGTGCCAGCTACCCTTGGTGCAAGGCGTATCGTTTTCCGGGGTCGCGACCATGGTGGCGATTGTCGGGACCGGCGGGGAGGGGGGCTTCCAGGCCATTCTGGGAGCGGTGGTCGCCGCGTCCCTGATCGGCTTGCTGATCACCCCGGTGTTCTCGCGAATCACCCGTTTCTTTCCACCGCTGGTCACCGGCATCGTCATCACCACCATTGGCCTGACGTTGATGCCGGTGGCGGCGCGCTGGGCCATGGGCGGCAACAGTCACGCCGCCGATTTCGGCAGCATGGCCAACATCGGCCTGGCCGCCGTCACGCTGGTGCTGGTGCTGTTGCTCAGCAAGATGGGCAGCGCGACCATTTCCCGTTTGTCGATTCTGCTGGCAATGGTCATTGGCACGGTGATCGCGGTATTCCTCGGCATGGCGGATTTTTCATCTGTCGGCGAAGGCCCGATGTTCGGCTTCCCCACGCCATTCCACTTCGGCATGCCGACGTTCCACATCGCCGCGATCCTGTCGATGTGCATCGTGATCATGGTGACCCTGGTGGAGACCTCGGCCGACATCCTCGCGGTGGGCGAGATCATCGACACCAAGGTTGACTCGAGACGCCTGGGTAACGGTCTGCGGGCGGACATGCTGTCGAGCATGATCGCGCCGATCTTCGGCTCCTTCACCCAGAGCGCCTTTGCCCAGAACGTCGGCCTGGTGGCGGTGACCGGGATCAAGAGCCGTTTCGTGGTGGCCACGGGCGGGGTGTTCCTGGTGGTACTGGGGCTGTTGCCATTTATGGGCCGGGTGATCGCCGCGGTACCGACCTCGGTCTTGGGCGGCGCGGGTATCGTGCTGTTCGGCACCGTGGCCGCCAGCGGCATTCGGACCCTGTCGAAAGTCGACTACCGCAACAACGTCAATCTGATCATCGTCGCCACCTCCATCGGCTTCGGCATGATTCCCATCGCCGCGCCAAACTTCTACGATCATTTCCCGAGCTGGTTCGCGACGATTTTCCATTCGGGCATCAGTTCCTCGGCGATCATGGCGATCATCCTGAACCTGGCCTTCAATCACCTCACCGCAGGCAACTCCGACCAGCAGTCAGTCTTTGCCGCCGGCACCGAGCGGGTGTTGCGTTACCAGGACCTGGCGGCGCTACGTGAAGGCGACTACTTCAGCGACGGCAAGCTGCATGATTGCGATGGCAATGAAGTTCCGGTGGTGGCAGAGCCTTCCCACTCGACGGTGGAGCATGAGCCAGCACGACTGAAAAGCAGTGAGCATGTCTGA